In Arthrobacter sp. SLBN-112, a genomic segment contains:
- a CDS encoding alpha/beta hydrolase, with protein sequence MDIILVPGFWLDASSWAEVTPALEAAGHRPHPLTLPGLESVDSSRTGIGLQDHIDAVVEAVDAVGGRVVLVGHSGGGAIIHGTVDARPDKVERAIYVDSGPLGEGGVINDELAAVGDDVPLPPWDSFDDADLVDLDDALRQAFRARAIPEPRGVAYGRQHLHDERRYTVPATVIACEFPSAVLREWIAAGSPFVAELARIRDVEYVDLPTGHWPQFTKPAELARAILAAVDRSGMD encoded by the coding sequence ATGGACATCATCCTGGTACCCGGTTTCTGGTTGGACGCCTCGTCGTGGGCGGAGGTAACACCTGCCCTGGAGGCGGCAGGGCACCGGCCCCACCCCCTGACGTTGCCCGGACTGGAATCGGTGGATTCCAGCCGGACCGGAATAGGACTTCAGGACCACATCGATGCTGTGGTGGAAGCCGTTGACGCCGTCGGCGGAAGGGTGGTCCTGGTGGGTCATTCGGGAGGCGGCGCCATCATCCACGGGACCGTTGACGCACGGCCGGACAAGGTGGAACGCGCCATCTACGTGGACAGCGGCCCCCTGGGCGAAGGGGGTGTGATCAACGACGAACTGGCCGCGGTGGGCGACGACGTCCCTCTTCCGCCGTGGGACAGCTTCGACGACGCCGACCTCGTAGACCTTGACGACGCGCTCCGCCAGGCCTTCCGGGCACGCGCCATTCCCGAACCGCGGGGTGTGGCGTACGGCAGGCAGCACCTGCACGACGAGCGCCGCTACACCGTGCCCGCCACCGTGATTGCCTGCGAGTTTCCCTCCGCGGTGCTCAGGGAGTGGATCGCGGCCGGCAGCCCGTTCGTTGCCGAACTGGCACGGATCCGCGACGTCGAATATGTCGACCTGCCCACCGGCCACTGGCCGCAATTCACCAAGCCGGCGGAACTGGCGCGGGCCATCCTGGCAGCAGTTGACCGGTCAGGCATGGACTGA